The Sesamum indicum cultivar Zhongzhi No. 13 linkage group LG2, S_indicum_v1.0, whole genome shotgun sequence genome contains a region encoding:
- the LOC105156273 gene encoding probable S-adenosylmethionine-dependent methyltransferase At5g38780 has product MEGESVMNGGEGANSYAQNSSLQGGIVEAARPVIEEEISTKIDVKQISSTFKIADYGCSTGHNSFAAMHVITQAISRKFDTEELSSLTPDFHVFFNDQVFNDFNTLFKSLPPKRLYYAAGVPGSFRVRLLPKRSIDFAYSSFALNWLSGAPKAVAEKTSPAWNNGKIHHFGARKEVLEAYTNQFAEETKAFLDCRAEELMPGGLLTILLPVVPASCNPDTAYTVDTELGVFGSCLVDLAKQGRFSADKVDSFNLPLYFTNPEEFKGIIESSNNYTIERMETLYNPGKRVLSSGPKVRATIFRAAFEFMLINHFGGEIIDELFDLYANKLAASSVLSDTANDKTFEIIVVLKRKPS; this is encoded by the exons ATGGAGGGCGAATCTGTTATGAATGGTGGCGAAGGAGCTAATAGCTATGCTCAGAACTCATCTCTCCAG GGAGGAATAGTAGAAGCCGCAAGACCAgtaattgaagaagaaatctCCACCAAAATAGATGTCAAACAAATTTCTTCCACATTCAAGATCGCAGATTACGGCTGCTCAACCGGCCATAACTCCTTTGCAGCCATGCATGTTATAACTCAAGCCATCAGTAGAAAATTTGATACTGAGGAACTGAGTTCCCTGACCCCGGATTTTCACGTCTTCTTTAACGACCAAGTCTTCAATGATTTCAATACTCTTTTCAAGTCACTTCCACCTAAGAGACTCTACTATGCTGCCGGAGTGCCGGGTTCTTTTCGAGTCCGTCTGTTGCCCAAACGTTCTATCGATTTTGCGTATTCTTCGTTTGCTCTTAATTGGCTTTCCGGGGCGCCCAAGGCAGTGGCGGAGAAGACATCTCCAGCATGGAACAACGGGAAGATTCACCATTTTGGAGCACGAAAAGAAGTACTTGAAGCGTACACAAATCAGTTTGCCGAGGAAACCAAGGCATTCTTGGACTGCAGAGCCGAGGAGCTGATGCCTGGAGGATTATTAACCATTCTTCTCCCTGTAGTCCCAGCCTCCTGCAATCCCGATACCGCCTACACGGTGGACACTGAGCTTGGTGTATTCGGTTCTTGCCTCGTGGACTTGGCAAAACAG GGAAGATTCAGCGCGGACAAGGTAGATTCGTTCAACTTACCATTGTATTTCACCAACCCGGAAGAATTCAAGGGCATCATAGAGAGTAGCAACAACTACACAATTGAAAGAATGGAGACGCTATACAATCCAGGGAAGCGCGTCTTGAGCTCCGGCCCCAAAGTCCGCGCCACAATCTTCAGAGCTGCCTTTGAGTTTATGCTGATAAATCACTTTGGTGGTGAAATAATCGACGAACTGTTCGACCTTTATGCGAACAAACTTGCAGCTTCATCAGTTCTCTCAGACACTGCCAACGATAAGACATTCGAAATCATTGTCGTCCTCAAGCGCAAGCCCAGTTGA
- the LOC105156274 gene encoding probable S-adenosylmethionine-dependent methyltransferase At5g38780 isoform X1 has protein sequence MLSCRSGFNLRVQNQVVDPDSSNDVRGGMLGQYVMNGGEGPNSYAQNSSYQGGVIDVAKPILEEEISRKLDIKHISSTFRIADFGCSTGRNSFAAMQIIVEAIKRKFETDGKVMQIPDFQVFFNDKVTNDFNTLFSSLPPQGLYHVTGVPGSFHSRLLPRASLHFGYSCFSLHWLSEVPKAVLDNTSPAWNSGKVHYFGARREVCEEYANQYAKDIKSFLDSRAEELVPGGLMALLVPAVPASWNPNSAYTVLTEVYHLGSCLVDMAKKGRFYEDKIDSFNYSVYFPVPQELKAIIEKSDNYIMERMEILDNPGKRSLTGPKERASYLRAVNEGMLVNHFGTEIMDELFDRYTKKLKASPLFSDPNSDKTILIFVLLQRKPIMFF, from the exons ATGTTGAGCTGCCGATCGGGTTTCAACCTTAGAGTCCAGAATCAGGTTGTCGATCCCGACAGCAGCAATGATGTAAGAGGAGGAATGCTCGGCCAATATGTTATGAATGGTGGAGAAGGGCCTAATAGCTATGCTCAGAACTCATCCTACCAG GGAGGAGTTATAGACGTGGCAAAACCAATACTCGAAGAAGAAATTTCCAGAAAACTAGATATCAAACACATTTCTTCTACATTCAGGATTGCAGATTTTGGCTGCTCAACGGGGCGCAACTCTTTTGCAGCTATGCAAATTATAGTGGAAGCTATCAAACGCAAATTCGAAACAGATGGAAAAGTTATGCAGATCCCTGATTTTCAAGTGTTCTTTAATGATAAAGTCACCAATGATTTCAACACTCTTTTCAGTTCACTTCCCCCCCAAGGACTTTACCATGTCACCGGAGTGCCAGGTTCTTTCCACAGCCGCCTGTTGCCGAGAGCTTCACTTCATTTTGGCTACTCGTGTTTTTCACTTCACTGGCTCTCTGAGGTGCCAAAGGCAGTGCTGGACAATACATCTCCAGCGTGGAACAGTGGGAAAGTTCACTATTTTGGAGCAAGGAGAGAAGTGTGTGAAGAGTATGCAAATCAGTATGCCAAGGATATAAAGTCATTCTTGGATTCTAGAGCAGAGGAGCTGGTGCCTGGGGGGCTAATGGCCCTTCTTGTCCCTGCAGTCCCTGCTTCCTGGAATCCCAACTCAGCGTACACAGTGCTCACCGAGGTTTATCATCTCGGTTCATGCCTCGTCGACATGGcaaaaaag GGAAGATTCTACGAGGACAAGATAGACTCCTTCAACTATTCAGTATATTTCCCCGTCCCTCAAGAATTGAAGGCTATAATAGAGAAAAGCGATAATTACATAATGGAAAGAATGGAGATACTAGACAATCCAGGGAAGCGCAGCTTGACAGGCCCCAAAGAGCGTGCCTCATACTTGAGAGCAGTCAATGAGGGAATGCTGGTAAATCACTTTGGAACTGAAATAATGGATGAATTGTTTGATCGCTACACCAAGAAACTTAAAGCTTCACCACTTTTCTCAGACCCCAACTCTGACAAAACCATCCTAATATTTGTCCTCCTCCAGCGCAA
- the LOC105156274 gene encoding probable S-adenosylmethionine-dependent methyltransferase At5g38100 isoform X2, with translation MVEKGLIAMLRTHPTRIADFGCSTGRNSFAAMQIIVEAIKRKFETDGKVMQIPDFQVFFNDKVTNDFNTLFSSLPPQGLYHVTGVPGSFHSRLLPRASLHFGYSCFSLHWLSEVPKAVLDNTSPAWNSGKVHYFGARREVCEEYANQYAKDIKSFLDSRAEELVPGGLMALLVPAVPASWNPNSAYTVLTEVYHLGSCLVDMAKKGRFYEDKIDSFNYSVYFPVPQELKAIIEKSDNYIMERMEILDNPGKRSLTGPKERASYLRAVNEGMLVNHFGTEIMDELFDRYTKKLKASPLFSDPNSDKTILIFVLLQRKPIMFF, from the exons ATGGTGGAGAAGGGCCTAATAGCTATGCTCAGAACTCATCCTACCAG GATTGCAGATTTTGGCTGCTCAACGGGGCGCAACTCTTTTGCAGCTATGCAAATTATAGTGGAAGCTATCAAACGCAAATTCGAAACAGATGGAAAAGTTATGCAGATCCCTGATTTTCAAGTGTTCTTTAATGATAAAGTCACCAATGATTTCAACACTCTTTTCAGTTCACTTCCCCCCCAAGGACTTTACCATGTCACCGGAGTGCCAGGTTCTTTCCACAGCCGCCTGTTGCCGAGAGCTTCACTTCATTTTGGCTACTCGTGTTTTTCACTTCACTGGCTCTCTGAGGTGCCAAAGGCAGTGCTGGACAATACATCTCCAGCGTGGAACAGTGGGAAAGTTCACTATTTTGGAGCAAGGAGAGAAGTGTGTGAAGAGTATGCAAATCAGTATGCCAAGGATATAAAGTCATTCTTGGATTCTAGAGCAGAGGAGCTGGTGCCTGGGGGGCTAATGGCCCTTCTTGTCCCTGCAGTCCCTGCTTCCTGGAATCCCAACTCAGCGTACACAGTGCTCACCGAGGTTTATCATCTCGGTTCATGCCTCGTCGACATGGcaaaaaag GGAAGATTCTACGAGGACAAGATAGACTCCTTCAACTATTCAGTATATTTCCCCGTCCCTCAAGAATTGAAGGCTATAATAGAGAAAAGCGATAATTACATAATGGAAAGAATGGAGATACTAGACAATCCAGGGAAGCGCAGCTTGACAGGCCCCAAAGAGCGTGCCTCATACTTGAGAGCAGTCAATGAGGGAATGCTGGTAAATCACTTTGGAACTGAAATAATGGATGAATTGTTTGATCGCTACACCAAGAAACTTAAAGCTTCACCACTTTTCTCAGACCCCAACTCTGACAAAACCATCCTAATATTTGTCCTCCTCCAGCGCAA